The genome window TTTCCAATTCGAATCGCCTCTTCCATTGACTTTCCCTTGGCAAGCTCCGCAGTAATGCAAGCAGAGATGGTATCACCGGTGCCGTGAGTATTATGGGTTGGTATTCGCTTGGCGGTCAGCCAAAAGTTATGGCCGTTTTCAAGCAGGACAAAGTCGTTGGCTTCATCCGCGCTGGCAAAGTGGCCTCCCTTGACGAGGACGTTCTTGGCGCCCATTCCCTGGAGGAGTTTTCCCGCCGTGATCATGTCAGCTTCCGTTTGAATTTTCATCCCCGTTAGTTCTTCGGCTTCGGGCAGGTTGGGGGTGACGAGACTGGCAAGGGGGAGGAGCTGGTCGCGGACGGTGGCGATGGCGTCATCGCTAAGCAGCTTGGCGCCACCCTTGGCAATCATTACGGGATCAACCGTAACGGGGCCAAAGTCATACTTTTGCAGGTTCCTGACCACCGCCATGACCCTGGTTGGATCGGCCAGCATCCCGGTCTTACAAGCCCTAATTTTTAGGTCGGCCGCCAGGGAGGCACACTGCTCGTCAATCAGTTTGGGCGGCATTGGCAGGGCATCCTGGACTCCCAGGGTGTTTTGGGCGGTCACCGCTACCACCGCCATCGTTGCGAAAACGCCCCGCTCCTGCATGGTCTTAAAGTCAGCGGCAATCCCGGCCCCGCCACCACTATCAGTTCCAGCAATGGTCAGTGCTTGGGGAAAATCATTAGTCATCTTG of Limosilactobacillus oris contains these proteins:
- the thiD gene encoding bifunctional hydroxymethylpyrimidine kinase/phosphomethylpyrimidine kinase, with the translated sequence MTNDFPQALTIAGTDSGGGAGIAADFKTMQERGVFATMAVVAVTAQNTLGVQDALPMPPKLIDEQCASLAADLKIRACKTGMLADPTRVMAVVRNLQKYDFGPVTVDPVMIAKGGAKLLSDDAIATVRDQLLPLASLVTPNLPEAEELTGMKIQTEADMITAGKLLQGMGAKNVLVKGGHFASADEANDFVLLENGHNFWLTAKRIPTHNTHGTGDTISACITAELAKGKSMEEAIRIGKAYVEATIKDGINVGHGHGPLNHWAQIGGDQDEI